Genomic segment of Bacteroides stercoris ATCC 43183:
ATCATGGGTAATGGTGATGCTGTCTGCCTCTGAATCGTAGCGGATGCTGTGAATGCCCGGTACTTCTCCCTCGCGGATAGAGCTGACCGGAAGTTCGTCGGCAGCGCATTCGACAGAGCCTGACACGGTTCCATCCGGTGCTTGCAAGGTACCTTTTACCCAACGGCTTTTGCGGTCGAGATTATCCAGAATACCTTCGGCCAGGGTAATGGCAGTGCCGCTTGGAGCATCCAGCTTGTGTATATGGTGAGTTTCGCTCATTGTTACGTCGTAAGCAGGGAACCGGTTCATGATCTTCGCCAGATATTTGTTGACGGCCGAGAATATGGCTACTCCCAGACTGAAATTAGATGACCAGAACAGGGTTTTTCCACCTTCGGAACAAAGCTTTCTTACCTCTTCACCATGTTCTTCCAGCCAGCCTGTACTGCCCGAAACCAATTTTACGTCTGCCTTGAAAGCTTTCATATAATTGTTGTAGGCTGCCGTCGGATTGGTAAATTCTATGGCGACATCGGCACTTTTGAATGCGGCCGATTCAAAATCCTCCTGGTTATTCACATCGATGATGCTGACAATTTCGTGTCCGCGGCTTAAGGCAATCTTCTCGATTTCCTTACCCATTTTTCCGTAACCGATTAATGCGATTTTCATTGTTTCTTTGGTTTTTATTCAGTTTATCAACGAACTATATGTCGCAAAGGTAATCTTTTTCTTACATTTGCGCACAACATTAACGATAAGTTAACAATGGAACAATTGCTGCATTACGTTTGGAAGCATAAGATATTTCCTTTAATGCCTCTCCAGACAACCTCCGGACAGCCGGTCGAAGTGATAGATCCCGGTTTGCCGAATACTGATGCAGGCCCCGATTTCTTTAACGCAAAACTGAAAATAAACGGTACGCTTTGGGTGGGTAACGTTGAGTTGCATACGCAGGCTTCGGACTGGTTTCGTCACGGACATAACCGGGATACGGTTTACGATAATGTTATTCTGCATGTGGTGGGCGAGTCGGATTGCGAGGTGTACTATGCCAACGGCGGTATTGTTCCCCAGCTACTGTTGCACTGTCCGGACAATGTCCGCCGGCGTTATGACGAATTACGTCAGACGGAAATATACCCTCCTTGTTATTCCATTCTTGCTTCCTTACCGAAACTGACGGTCCATTCCTGGTTATCGGCTTTGCAGGTAGAGCGTTTTGAACAAAAGGCACAGGCCATTGCCGCACGTCTGGAGCGTTGCAACAATCATTGGGAAGATGTATTCTTTATTACCCTTGCCCGTAATCTGGGTTTCGGTCTGAATGGCGATGCTTTTGAAGCGTGGGCCGCTCATCTGCCTTTCCGTGCAGTAGACAAGCATCGGGATAGCCTTTTTCAGGTAGAGGCGTTCTTTTTAGGACAGGCCGGACTTTTGGAAGAAGATTGGCAGGAGGATTGTTACTACCGGGAACTTCAGAAAGAGTTTCATTATTTGCAGCGCAAGTTCGAATTGTCAGCTCCAGTGAGTAGTGACCGGTGGCGTTTTTTACGTTTGCGTCCCGGCAATTTCCCCCATGTGCGCCTGGCACAGCTTGCCTGGCTGTATCATAAGGAACAATCTTTGTTTTCACGAGTTATGGCGGCCGAAACTGCGGAAGATATAAAGAAGATAATATCCGCACGGACTTCGCCCTATTGGGAGACACATTTTATGTTTAAAAAAAGCTCGCCCCATCAAGAAAAGCGTTTGGGAGAGAATGCTTTGAACCTTATTCTTATCAACACCGTTATCCCTTTTCTGTATGCTTACGGAATGCACAGAGCAGATGAACGGCTTTGTGACCGTGCAACTTGTTTTCTTGAAGCATTGAAAGCCGAGAACAATCATGTCACCCGTCTGTGGAGTGGAGCCGGACTTCCCGTTTATACTGCGGCCGACTCACAGGCTTTGCTTCAGCTTCAAAAAGAATATTGCGACAGGAAGGACTGTTTGCGCTGCCGCTTCGGTTATGAGTATTTGAGGGGTAAGAAGTAACAGATGTAAATTCCCGCCGGCTTTTCATTGTAAATTTCCGGCTTGTCGTATATTTGCACTTTAAATCGGAATAACTCGTATCTATTATGAAAGCTATTAATTTTGTTGTTTGTCTGTGCATGGCGTTTATGCTCTCAACTTTCAACAGTCTGGCAGCCGGAGAGGATTTCAAGTCATTTCTCCATAAGTTTACATCCAGTGCTTCATTTCAGTATTCACGTATCAAGTTTCCTTTGAAATCGCCTATCATATTGTTGCAGGATGACGGCGAGACAGAGCAGACTTTTCCTTTTACCCGTGATAAATGGGCGTTGCTGGATAGTGAAACATTGAAAGAAGGACGTATCACAGAAGAGGAAGGAGGAGTTTACATCTCACGTTTTACCCGGGATGAACCTGCCTATAAAGAATTTGAGGCGGGGTATGATGAGTCGGAGCCTTCGCTCCGCGTTGTGTTTGAGCTGGTGGGCGGTAATTGGTATGT
This window contains:
- a CDS encoding DUF2851 family protein, with translation MEQLLHYVWKHKIFPLMPLQTTSGQPVEVIDPGLPNTDAGPDFFNAKLKINGTLWVGNVELHTQASDWFRHGHNRDTVYDNVILHVVGESDCEVYYANGGIVPQLLLHCPDNVRRRYDELRQTEIYPPCYSILASLPKLTVHSWLSALQVERFEQKAQAIAARLERCNNHWEDVFFITLARNLGFGLNGDAFEAWAAHLPFRAVDKHRDSLFQVEAFFLGQAGLLEEDWQEDCYYRELQKEFHYLQRKFELSAPVSSDRWRFLRLRPGNFPHVRLAQLAWLYHKEQSLFSRVMAAETAEDIKKIISARTSPYWETHFMFKKSSPHQEKRLGENALNLILINTVIPFLYAYGMHRADERLCDRATCFLEALKAENNHVTRLWSGAGLPVYTAADSQALLQLQKEYCDRKDCLRCRFGYEYLRGKK
- the dapB gene encoding 4-hydroxy-tetrahydrodipicolinate reductase; the protein is MKIALIGYGKMGKEIEKIALSRGHEIVSIIDVNNQEDFESAAFKSADVAIEFTNPTAAYNNYMKAFKADVKLVSGSTGWLEEHGEEVRKLCSEGGKTLFWSSNFSLGVAIFSAVNKYLAKIMNRFPAYDVTMSETHHIHKLDAPSGTAITLAEGILDNLDRKSRWVKGTLQAPDGTVSGSVECAADELPVSSIREGEVPGIHSIRYDSEADSITITHDAKTRSGFALGAVLAAEYTAGKQGFLGMSDLFPFLKD